DNA sequence from the Streptomyces sp. CA-210063 genome:
CCTGCTCGCCCTCCTCGTCAACGCCACCCGCGTCCAGGTCTTCCAGTCCCGGTCGTACGACGACAACCCCGCCAACCGCCGCCCGGCGATCGCCCGTTGGGGCCAGCCGCGCGGGAACATCATGGTCGAGGGGCGCCCGGTCACCGGCTCCAAGGACACGGGGGAGCAGCTCCGCTTCGAACGGACGTACAGGGACGGCCCGTTGTACGCGCCGGTCACGGGCTTCGCCTCACAGGTGTACGGGACGTCGTTCCTGGAGCACGCGGAGGACTCCGTCCTCGACGGCAGTAGCCCCATGCTGTCGTTCCTCCCCCTGTGGAACGACATCACCCGCGACCAGAACGCCGGCGGCGAGGTCGTCACGACCCTCCAGGCCGCGGCCCAGCGCGCGGCCTACCTGGGACTCGGCGCCCGCCGGGGCGCGGTCGCCGCGCTCGAACCGGCCACCGGGCGCGTCCTGGCGCTGGTCTCCAGGCCGTCGTACGACCCCGGAGTGCTCTCCGGCAACGGCCCCTCGGTGGCCGAGGCGTGGGCGCGGCTGAACGGGGACGCGGCCAAGCCGATGCTCAACCGGGCGGTGCGGCAGACGTATCCGCCGGGTTCGACCTTCAAGGTGGTGACGGCCGCGGCGGCGCTGGACGCCGGGGTGGTCAGGGACCTCGACGCCCGCACCCGCTCCCCCGCCCCGTACACCCTGCCGGGCACCACGACGTCCCTCTCCAACGAGGTCGAGGGCTGCGAGAACGCCTCCCTGCGCTACGCCTTCGAGTGGTCCTGCAACACGGTCTTCGCGAAGCTGGGCGTGGACGTCGGGCTGGGCGCCATGACGGACACGACCCGCGCCTTCGGCTTCAACGACTCGGACCTCCGGATCCCCTTCTCCGTCGCCCCCAGCAGCTTCAACACCGACATGGACCGGGCCCAGCTCGCCCTCTCCTCCATCGGCCAGTACGACACCCGCGCCACCCCCCTCCAGATGGCCCTCGTCACGGCCGCCGTCGCCAACGGGGGCTCGGTCCGCTCGCCGTACCTCGTCGAACGCACCACCACGGCCGACGGCCGCACCGTCTCCGCCTCCGGCGCACACACCCTCCGCCAGGCCATGACCTCCTCGACCGCGAGGCGCCTGCGCGAGCTGATGCGCGCCGTGGTCGAGGACGGCACCGGCGCCAACGCCGCCATCCGCCACGCCACCGTCGGCGGCAAGACCGGCACCGCCCAACACGGCATCGGCAACTCCGGCACCCCCTACGCCTGGTTCATCGGCTGGGCCCAGTCCGACGACGCGGTCGAACCCCAGGTGGCCGTAGCGGTGGTCGTCGAGGACGCGGAGGCGGTACGCGGGGACATCAGCGGGGGCGGGGACGCGGCCCCGATCGCGAGGGAGGTGATGAGAGCGGTACTTAAGGCCGCCGACTAGGGCCCTTCTGATGGATCTCCGTGGGAGAAGGAGCGGCGTTCGGTGCGTGCTCTCGGCGTGCCGGGCGTCGCGACGCCGCGGAGATCCATCAGAAGGGCCCTAGGTGCAGCGCCCCGTAAGGGG
Encoded proteins:
- a CDS encoding penicillin-binding transpeptidase domain-containing protein, with protein sequence MTKYIRRAAALCALLLLALLVNATRVQVFQSRSYDDNPANRRPAIARWGQPRGNIMVEGRPVTGSKDTGEQLRFERTYRDGPLYAPVTGFASQVYGTSFLEHAEDSVLDGSSPMLSFLPLWNDITRDQNAGGEVVTTLQAAAQRAAYLGLGARRGAVAALEPATGRVLALVSRPSYDPGVLSGNGPSVAEAWARLNGDAAKPMLNRAVRQTYPPGSTFKVVTAAAALDAGVVRDLDARTRSPAPYTLPGTTTSLSNEVEGCENASLRYAFEWSCNTVFAKLGVDVGLGAMTDTTRAFGFNDSDLRIPFSVAPSSFNTDMDRAQLALSSIGQYDTRATPLQMALVTAAVANGGSVRSPYLVERTTTADGRTVSASGAHTLRQAMTSSTARRLRELMRAVVEDGTGANAAIRHATVGGKTGTAQHGIGNSGTPYAWFIGWAQSDDAVEPQVAVAVVVEDAEAVRGDISGGGDAAPIAREVMRAVLKAAD